Proteins encoded within one genomic window of Felis catus isolate Fca126 chromosome C1, F.catus_Fca126_mat1.0, whole genome shotgun sequence:
- the ID3 gene encoding DNA-binding protein inhibitor ID-3, with the protein MKALSPVRGCYEAVCCLSERSLAIARGRGKGPAAEEPLSLLDDMNHCYSRLRELVPGVPRGTQLSQVEILQRVIDYILDLQVVLAEPAPGPPDGPHLPIQTAELAPELVIANDKRSFCH; encoded by the exons ATGAAGGCGCTGAGCCCGGTGCGCGGCTGCTACGAGGCGGTGTGCTGCCTGTCTGAACGCAGCCTGGCCATCGCGCGGGGCCGCGGCAAGGGTCCGGCAGCCGAGGAGCCGCTGAGCCTGTTGGACGACATGAATCACTGCTACTCGCGCCTGCGAGAACTAGTACCCGGAGTACCGCGAGGCACTCAGCTTAGCCAGGTGGAAATCCTGCAGCGCGTCATCGACTACATTCTGGACCTGCAGGTGGTTCTGGCCGAGCCCGCCCCGGGACCCCCAGACGGCCCGCATCTTCCCATCCAG acAGCCGAGCTCGCTCCGGAACTTGTGATTGCCAACGACAAGAGGAGCTTCTGCCACTGA